The genomic region TGTCCGCGCCGGCCGCTGGTGGTGGGAGAACCCGGAGCTAAAAGAGTGCGGACTGCATAAGAAGTGAAACGGTGAAACGGTGGAACAGTGAAACAGCGGAACAAATAACTGTTACCTAAATCCAATAGCTTTCACCGGAGTGATCCTGCCAATAATAAATCCCGGAATTAATACCATAAGCAGGCATACAAGGAAAGTCCCTGCATTGATGAGCAGGATATGTGAGATATTCAGCGATACCGGCACGAAAGAGATGTAATAAGATTCCTCGTCTAAAGGCAGGATTTTCGTCCAGTGTTGGATCAAAGCAATGCCAATTCCGGTAATATTGCCCCATAACAAGCCCCTGGCAATAATCCGGGCGGTAAGGTACACAAAAAGTTTTCGCAGGTCGTTGTCATTTATTCCCAAGGCTTTTAATACGCCTATCATATTGGTCCTTTCAAGGATCATGATCAACAGAGTGGATATAATGGTAATACCAGCGACCAGGATCATAAGAACAAGGATGATAATTACATTAATATCCATCAGCCGTAACCAGTCAAATATCTGTGGATAAGCCTCAGTCACTGTTTCAGCATTTAAATCATATCCTATCATCTGGTAAACCATCTCCCCCATTTTATCCAGGGATTTGAAATCATCAATAAAAACTTCGAAACCGGAAACCATGTCAGTATTCCAGTTATTCAATCTCTGGATATGACGGAGATCACCAATAACATATACGTCATCGAATTCTTCAAGTCCCGTTTCGTATATTCCTGATATGTTGAATTTTCTTCCTCGTGGCTGAGATTCGGAACCAGATAAAAAATACATCCGGACCTCATCTCCGATTTTAAGTTTTAATTTTTGTGAAATTATTCCCGAAATCAGCAATTCTCCTGAAGCCATTGTATCATTCACCTGGAAAATTGACCCGGAAGTAAGATGTTCCTTCAAAAAGCCCCAATCATAGTCAGGGCCGATCCCTTTCAGAACAATACCCTGCAGTTGGTCATCCGTTTTAATAATACCGGCCTTCAGCGTAAAAACCTGTATGTGCTTTATCCCGTCAACTTTATCTAATTCCGGATAAAATGGCTGGTCCATAGAAACAGGTGAAGCTTCATAGGAAGCATTTTCATCAAAATTATCGATCTGAATGTGTGCAGAAAAACCGATAACTTTATTTCGTATTTCTGTTTGAAAACCAACCAGGACAGCCACTGCCAGGATCATCACTGACAAGCCAAGTGCAATAGTGATAACTGCAATCCGGATTACCGGCCCGGATAAATTTTCCTTATCTTTACCGCTGATGCGGTTGGCTATGAATAACGGCAGATTCAAGTAAAATGAATTGAATTAATCGGTAAAAATAAGAACGATTGTCGATCGTTGTACAAGA from Bacteroidales bacterium harbors:
- a CDS encoding FtsX-like permease family protein — translated: MNLPLFIANRISGKDKENLSGPVIRIAVITIALGLSVMILAVAVLVGFQTEIRNKVIGFSAHIQIDNFDENASYEASPVSMDQPFYPELDKVDGIKHIQVFTLKAGIIKTDDQLQGIVLKGIGPDYDWGFLKEHLTSGSIFQVNDTMASGELLISGIISQKLKLKIGDEVRMYFLSGSESQPRGRKFNISGIYETGLEEFDDVYVIGDLRHIQRLNNWNTDMVSGFEVFIDDFKSLDKMGEMVYQMIGYDLNAETVTEAYPQIFDWLRLMDINVIIILVLMILVAGITIISTLLIMILERTNMIGVLKALGINDNDLRKLFVYLTARIIARGLLWGNITGIGIALIQHWTKILPLDEESYYISFVPVSLNISHILLINAGTFLVCLLMVLIPGFIIGRITPVKAIGFR